The following are encoded together in the Pan troglodytes isolate AG18354 chromosome 6, NHGRI_mPanTro3-v2.0_pri, whole genome shotgun sequence genome:
- the LOC742114 gene encoding uncharacterized protein LOC742114, with product MAAPRSWEAGTVPRAPPLPTAWTPGPRTESTFLLLKLLGGGTWLQQPQAASPQALLSLLCRLPPRMGPVMRSLCDGETEAPADTWDAETPAPLCVLGQFAEPFWASVSPPFQKLILLPTAVRVPGDGRAWAAPTGAQELADSEGVGPGLGKGRGRGLLDVLGAPGVPARRSAGRPAYARKALADSGVANMSTAMNFGTKSFQPRPPDKGSFPLDHLGECKSFKEKFMKCLHNNNFENALCRNESKEYLECRMERKLMLQEPLEKLGFGDLTSGKSEAKK from the exons ATGGCGGCCCCCAGAAGCTGGGAGGCTGGGACTGTCCCCAGGGCCCCCCCTCTGCCCACTGCTTGGACTCCGGGCCCCAGGACTGAGAGCACATTCCTGTTGTTGAAGCTGCTCGGTGGTGGCACCTGGCTCCAGCAGCCGCAGGCAGCGAGTCCACAGGCTCTCCTGTCCCTCCTGTGCCGCCTTCCTCCCCGGATGGGCCCCGTGATGAGGTCTCTGTgcgatggggaaaccgaggccccAGCAGACACCTGGGATGCAGAGACGCCGGCACCGCTATGTGTCCTCGGGCAATTCGCTGAACCTTTCTGGGCCTCGGTTTCGCCCCCATTCCAAAAGCTGATTCTGCTACCGACTGCTGTGAGGGTCCCAGGGGACGGGAGAGCCTGGGCAGCGCCCACCGGGGCTCAGGAGCTTGCTGACTCTGAGGGAGTGGGGCCGGGCCTGGGCAAGGGGCGAGGACGGGGCCTGCTCGACGTGCTCGGCGCTCCCGGGGTGCCTGCTCGGCGCTCCGCCGGCCGCCCTGCGTACGCTCGCAAGGCGCTCGCAGACTCCGGAGTCGCCAACATGTCGACCGCCATGAATTTCGGGACCAAGAGCTTCCAGCCGCGGCCCCCGGACAAGGGCAGCTTCCCGCTGGATCACTTAG GTGAATGTAAAAGCTTTAAAGAGAAATTCATGAAGTGTCTTCATaacaataattttgaaaatgctttgtgcAGAAATGAATCAAAAGAATATTTAGAATGCAGGATGGAGAG aaaattgaTGCTACAAGAACCATTGGAGAAACTGGGATTTGGAGACTTGACTAGTGGAAAATCAGAGGCAAAAAAATGA
- the CYP2W1 gene encoding cytochrome P450 2W1, giving the protein MALLLLLFLGLLGLWGLLRACARDPSPAAQWPPGPRPLPLVGNLHLLRLSQQDRSLMELSERYGPVFTVHLGRQKTVVLTGFEAVKEALAGPGQELADRPPIAIFQLIQRGGGIFFSSGARWRAARQFTVRALHSLGVGREPVADKILQELKCLSGQLDGYRGRPFPLALLGWAPSNITFALLFGRRFDYRDPVFVSLLGLIDEVMVLLGSPGLQLFNVYPWLGALLQLHRPVLRKIEEVRAILRTLLEARRPHMCVGDPVRSYVDALIQQGQGDDPEGLFAEANAVACTLDMVMAGTETTSATLQWAALLMGRHPDVQGRVQEELDRVLGPGRTPRLEDQQALPYTSAVLHEVQRFITLLPHVPRCTAADTQLGGFLLPKGTPVIPLLTSVLLDETQWQTPGQFNPGHFLDANGHFVKREAFLPFSAGRRVCVGERLARTELFLLFAGLLQRYRLLPPPGVSPASLDTTPARAFTMRPRAQALCAVPRP; this is encoded by the exons ATGGCCCTGCTGCTCTTGCTGTTCCTGGGCCTCCTGGGGCTCTGGGGGCTGCTCCGCGCCTGCGCCCGAGACCCCTCCCCAGCCGCCCAGTGGCCCCCGGGGCCTCGCCCGCTGCCGCTCGTCGGGAACCTGCACTTGCTCCGTCTGTCGCAACAGGACCGGTCCCTGATGGAG CTCTCAGAACGCTACGGGCCGGTGTTCACCGTGCACCTGGGGCGCCAGAAGACGGTGGTGCTGACGGGGTTCGAGGCGGTCAAAGAGGCGCTGGCGGGCCCCGGGCAGGAGCTGGCCGACCGGCCTCCCATCGCCATCTTCCAGCTCATCCAGCGAGGTGGAG GCATCTTCTTCTCATCTGGGGCGCGCTGGAGGGCTGCCCGCCAGTTCACGGTGCGTGCCCTGCACAGCCTGGGCGTGGGCCGGGAGCCGGTGGCTGACAAGATTCTGCAGGAGCTGAAATGCCTCTCGGGGCAGCTGGACGGCTACAGAG GCCGGCCCTTCCCGCTGGCCCTACTGGGCTGGGCTCCCTCCAACATCACCTTCGCGCTCCTCTTCGGCCGCCGATTTGACTACCGGGACCCCGTGTTTGTGTCCCTGCTGGGTCTCATCGATGAGGTGATGGTGCTCTTGGGGTCCCCTGGCCTGCAG cTGTTCAACGTCTACCCGTGGCTCGGGGCCCTGCTCCAGCTGCACCGGCCCGTCCTGCGCAAGATCGAGGAGGTCCGTGCCATTCTGAGGACCCTCCTGGAGGCGCGGAGGCCCCACATGTGCGTGGGGGACCCCGTGCGCAGCTACGTGGATGCCCTGATCCAGCAGGGACAG GGGGATGACCCCGAGGGCCTGTTTGCTGAGGCCAACGCGGTGGCCTGCACCCTGGACATGGTCATGGCCGGGACGGAGACGACCTCGGCCACGCTGCAGTGGGCCGCACTTCTGATGGGCCGGCACCCGGACGTGCAGG GCCGGGTGCAGGAGGAGCTAGACCGCGTGCTGGGCCCTGGGCGGACTCCCCGGCTGGAGGACCAGCAGGCTCTGCCCTACACAAGCGCCGTGCTCCACGAGGTGCAGCGGTTCATCACGCTCCTGCCGCACGTGCCCCGCTGCACCGCCGCCGACACACAGCTGGGCGGCTTCCTGCTCCCCAAG GGCACGCCCGTGATTCCCCTGCTGACCTCGGTGCTCCTGGATGAGACACAGTGGCAGACCCCAGGCCAGTTCAACCCCGGTCATTTCCTGGACGCAAATGGGCACTTTGTGAAGCGGGAggccttcctgcctttctctgcAG GCCGCCGCGTCTGTGTTGGGGAGCGCCTGGCCAGGACCGAGCTCTTCCTGCTGTTTGCTGGCCTCCTGCAGAGGTACCGCCTGCTGCCCCCGCCTGGCGTCAGTCCGGCCTCCCTGGACACCACGCCCGCCCGGGCTTTTACCATGAGGCCGCGGGCCCAGGCCCTGTGTGCGGTGCCCAGGCCCTAG